One genomic window of Syntrophus gentianae includes the following:
- a CDS encoding type II secretion system protein codes for MRLLFEKTGTAEIGEAGFTLFEILVALFILSIVFSSLFASYTGTLKMTREWEGTGQAYSMARCAIDRMLRDLDSTYPNGQSSPFVLEPETIKEKTFPRLSFYTCNRTNPDGSETPSAGISRITYAVREDADTGGYELARTESSDTGAESTASDSVICRGLSDLTFRFYDRDGQEISEALGSAGSNSRPASVVLELTLVNPREGSKPFHFMTRVYPANLASQES; via the coding sequence TTGAGACTCTTATTTGAAAAGACAGGGACTGCAGAAATTGGAGAAGCAGGATTCACCCTTTTTGAGATCCTGGTGGCCCTTTTTATTCTCTCCATTGTATTTTCCAGCCTCTTTGCGTCCTATACGGGGACATTGAAGATGACACGGGAATGGGAAGGCACGGGACAGGCCTACAGCATGGCCCGGTGCGCCATCGACCGCATGCTTCGAGATCTTGATTCCACTTATCCGAATGGACAGTCAAGCCCCTTTGTCCTGGAGCCGGAAACCATCAAGGAAAAGACCTTTCCCCGTTTAAGCTTCTATACGTGCAATCGGACAAATCCGGACGGGAGTGAAACGCCCTCAGCGGGAATCAGCCGGATCACCTATGCCGTCAGGGAGGATGCGGACACCGGAGGCTACGAACTCGCCCGAACCGAGTCATCGGACACAGGCGCAGAATCCACGGCGTCGGATTCTGTGATCTGCCGGGGCCTTTCCGACCTCACTTTTCGGTTCTATGACCGTGACGGCCAGGAAATATCCGAGGCCCTCGGCTCGGCTGGTTCCAACAGCCGGCCCGCGAGTGTCGTTCTGGAACTCACCCTGGTCAATCCACGGGAAGGCAGCAAACCCTTTCACTTTATGACACGGGTCTATCCGGCCAATCTTGCTTCTCAGGAGTCCTGA